The segment TTTAATAAAGTCTTCTGAGATTTTCACTACATGAGCTAAGCCAAGCGGCGCCTCTTGAGGGATATAGGTTATTTTAACCCCCCACTGTTTTCCCGTTCCAATTGCAACTTCAACCGCTTTGTTTTCCGCATTGGTCACGATTCCAATTTCCTTTACACCCGCTTCGACCATTGAATCAATGGCATAATGCAACATTGGTTTATTGGCAATTGGAATTAAGTGTTTGTTTTGCGTATGTGTTATTGGGCGAAGGCGTGTGCCTCTACCTCCGGAAGTAATTAGGGCTTTCATAGTATTATTGATTAGTGAAAAAAGCCATTGAAAATAGACTTGCCGATGTGAAATAAAAAAAGCCCCTTTCAGGGCCTTCTTTATTAAAAATAAATCTTTATTGATTTCCAGAAGCCACCTCTTCGCGTTTTTCACGCGCACGAAGCATCATCGCAATTTTGCTCTGTTCTTTATTGACTTTGTAATCAAGATAGTCGGCTAAGGCCTCGATTTCTTGCACTTTACCGGCAAGCTGTGGCATATATTTTCGGTAAGGAGAATCTTCTTGATACTCATGCAAAGTGGTAAGCAACATTTTGATGGAGCTATGTTCGCGGCCCTTTAAGAATTTTGTCATTGAACGGTAACCTTCGGAGGTATGACAACTTTGGCATTGGCCTCGGTACATTGCCTCCCCATCGCTCAAAATTTGTGAGACGGAGTCTCTCTTATCAACAACCGTTCGAATCCATTTTGTTTTTGGCAAATAGCCTTCTCGATTAATCGTTGAAACCTCACTTTTGCGAATTCCATTTGAATACATGTGACCGGCAATACTATAAGGTTTTCTAAGCATTTCACGAGAATATTCAGCACTTGCGGTTGCAATCAGTGCCAAAACTAAAACAGCAATACCGTGACCATAAGAAAAGCTATGCGGCGAAAATCGCGAGAAAAAATAAACGATTCCGGTAATTGTGGCGGTGGTCATAATCATTACCAGAGAGATTCGTGTTACTTGTGTAAATGCGCCTGAACCGGCAGTTGAAATTCCCAATTCCAAAAGACCGCGTTGCACTTCTGGAACACTCCAGAGATACCAAATCAATGCAAAAGGCATGAGAACAAATGTTGGAATAAGCCATTTCGAACTCCATACAATCAGTTCAGATTTCACTTTCTTTTCATCATGCCCATCTAAACGGCTATGTGAATAGAGTGCCCAGACGCCGGCGAGCGAGACACACACCAATATTCTCATCAAGAGACTTGGGAAATAGGTCGGGTTAAAGAATGCATGCCAAAAGCGGCTTGCTTCATATCCTGTTCCGGCTGCAAGCATCCACGCGTCGCCGGGAGTCAGCATAAAGGATAAAATCCCATTAATAATCACTAGTGTGAGAAATGACGCGCCAGCATAAACCCATCCTACTTTGAGGTGGAGTTCGTTATCGATTTTCCCCCAGCTATAGTAATAAACGGCGGCGGCAGTGAGTTCAACAATAAAGAAAACCCACTCAATCGCCCATCCAAATACAAAGTTATGAATAAGGGTGGAGGTTGACTCCGGGTTGGCAAGTCCAATTGCAAACCAAATTCCCACTCCAGACACAGCGCCAAAGACGCCGGTCAGAATAAGGAAAAAGCGGGCATGTTGGCGCAATTTCGGCAGCCAATCCGCACGACCTTCCTTTAGCGCTTTGCGCTCAACTAAAACCAAGTAAAGGCCGCCGCCGACGGCAAATTGAGAAATAAGTGTGTGATAGATCGCGATAATTCCAATAACCCATCCGCTACCGATAATTGGAACATCCCAAAATGGGTAATTCATAGTACTTCCTTTTGTTTATAAATTCTTGAGATAAAATTAGCCGTTTCTTCGTCTTATCGAATGATTCGGGCAGAATCGGGTGTCTATGAAACAACCCAAAGCCCCTTTTTTCGCTTCTTCAATCGAATTGCTTTGATTGAAGCTTTTCGAATGGTTTTGATTTTTACCAGATGTAAATTCTAAAAGCGAATAATCAGTCGTTCAATTTCTAAGTAAATGTTCTTAAATGTTGTATGGCTTAGTTCTGATAAAGCCTCAATTTTTGACTATCAAATTCAAAGAACTTGTTTGGTTTCAATACGCTATAAAACAAGGTATCCCCAAATGGTGGTCATCAGCAGAACTGAAAGTGCAAATATTCCAAAGTAGGTTGCATTACGTGCTTGAACACTTTTTTCGTGCTTTCCATCGTAGAGAGGAATGAGCACCCAAAGCACCAACCCAAGAGTAAAGATGACGATTCCAAGGCCTTCTCCGAGTGCGCCCGGAAACCAATTTCCAAAAATTTTCAACGTTTGAAATGAGCTCATGAAGTACCATTCAGGATGAATTCCCATCGGTGCGGGTTTTAGCGCATCGGCGGGTTCACCCAAATCCCAAGGGAAAACGGAGGCAAGCAATGCTAAAACATTCAGTGCAATGAGCCACATTGCAAGGTCTTTCATTAAAAAATTCGGGAAAAATGGAATTGAGCGCCTCATATAATCAGGTTTTTCCATTTCTGAGGGAATTGTGGCATTGCCGTGTTTTTGCACAAGGTAGAGGTGGAAAACTAAAATTGGTAAAAAGATCATTGGCATAAGCACAACGTGCAGAGCAAAGAAGCGTTGAACGGTTTGCTCACTCACTTCTAAGCCGCCTCGAAATAAATTCGCCATTGGCTCTCCAAATAAAGGAAGGGCGTTCGGGATTTCCATTCCGACTTTCGTCGCAAAGTAGGCGAGATCATCCATCGGCAAAAGATAACCGCTGAAGCCAAAGAGCAGCGTGATAATCAAAAGTGCCATCCCTGTCCACCAGCCGAATTCTCGGGGGTAACGATATGCTTTCATAAAATAAACGGAGAACATATGAATGAAAACCGCCGCCACCATCAGATTTGCCGACCACGAATGGGCCGAACGAATCAGCCACCCAAATTCGATTTCATAAGTAATTTGACGAACTGATTCGTACGCTTCCGGGCCCGGTCGATAATACACCAATAACAATACCCCGGTAAGGCTTTGAACGATAAAGAAGAAGAGTGATATTCCACCCCAATAATACCAGAAAGAGTGTTTATGCTCGGGCACAGTTTTTTTGCTTGCAAATGCGAGAATATCGGCAAGACCCAAACGCTCATCCACCCACCCATAAACTGAAGAAAATAAGGTTTTCATAAAACGACTTGTTTTGCGTTATGGCAATTGAATTATACTTTTTTTACAGTGATAACCCCGTTTTCATTTGAAACGGCGAGAGACTTTAAGGGTTTAGGCGGTGGCCCACCAGTATTTTTGCCCGTCTTGGCATCATAGGTGCCGTTGTGGCAGGCACAAAAAAGCTGTTCTTTATCAGATTGATATTGAACAGTACATCCCAAATGGGTACAAACCGCTTCGGTGGCAGACCAAGTTCCGTCGGTGTGGTGTATAATCATAGCGGGTTTAGTTCCGAATTTGAACATTAAAGCAGAACCTTGTTCAATTTTTGCTGCTTCTCCCAAAGTGACTTCTGTGACGGCAGTTTCGTGTTTAGCCTTTTCAATCGGTGTGGCCAAATATCGGTAAACTGGGTATCCCAAAGCACCGGCATAACAGATTCCCATACCGGTAAAAACAAGCTTTGCAAAAGCCCTTCGAGATATTAATTCACTTTCATCAAGCGAAATCATCTCAGGTGAAACTTCGGTCGCTTTTGCCTTAAGACTATTTTGTTGATTTGTTTCGCTCATTTTAAACTCCTTCTGTTACTGTTGCGGAAACTTCATTTTGAACACCCATTCCTGTTGAATTTTTTTTGCTTTTTGCTTGGAGCATCACGGTTGCGAGCCAACCGACAACACCCAGACCTGCTACAAAAAGAACGAGGAAAATGGCAACGACAGACCAGTTGGTAACGACCACGCGATCCCAAACATCAAATCCCTTTTGGAGCAGCGTGACATCGCGAACGCCATCGCGGTAAGACACCAAACCAACTGTAGAGAGCAGCGTCACCAACGGAACCGCCCAAGCAACAAGAATATTGGAAGCCGGCTTCACTGAACTTAGCAGCGCAATCGCAAGGAGAGCTACAGTAAGTACTAACCAAAGCCCAGCATAAACTTGATATAATAGACTTGCTCCAAGACCAACACGAACCGCTTCAGATTGAACGACATACGCCCAAATCCCGCAAGCCAAATGCACAGCTACCGCAACAGCGCCAACACTACCCCCGATTTTCTCAAGAAATAGCCTTAGTTCAGAAGAAAGTGATTTATTGGTTCCTGAAATCCAAATCATCCAAAGCCCACCAAAAGCGATTCCGCCGCTCATCATTAATAACCATCTCGGGGTCAGCGACGGGTCTCCTTCAGGAAGAGCTGTTCCAAACGCAGAATTCGAATACATCGCTTGCCACACTTCCGGACGAAGCATGAGCGTCATGTTTGTTGAGTAAATTCTGCCAATAATTAAAACAATTGAAAACGCCACAAGGGTCATAACCCACGCCGGCTGATGTGACTCAGTTTTTTCGGCAATCTTATAAAAGAGCCAATAAGCAAGGGTTAGTAAAGCAATGACTGAAATCCAATAGGCTCCGATAAGCACACTGCTGGTATAAATCGCTTGTCCATAGAGAACCTGCGTAAAAAGCAGCGGAGGCACGCCTAAGTTTATTACATAGGTAGTAACCACCGGAAGCCTTTTGGCAATGGCTGCTGCCCCCTGCAATTGCAATAAATTTCTTGTGCCGGCTCGATTTCCCAAAAAGGAAAGAGCGGCAACTAGGGCTAAGCCACCAACCAGCATTTGCATTGCAACAAAATGCAGGCTGAGTGTTACAATATGTAGAAGTTTGAATAACCAAATCGGGGCGGGAAGCGGAATCGGATCGACGGTTGGAAACATACAACAAACAGCCGGGTTTAATTACAACAAATATCCCTGCTGAAGCAAGCCTTAACGGCAAGAAAGTGAAAAAACAAATGTATTTTACAAGAAATGTTGCTTTAAATTCAATATAAAGCAATGAGTCACTGCGAAACTACAAGTTCATCACTTTTCGCGTTTTTAGCCCATCTTCTTTAAGCAGAGTTCGCTTTTCTTATCCAATTTTCAATCTCAAAAATTGATTTTGTTGAAGAAGGAAAAGCCACTAATGCCTTAAGTGAAGTTCTTTAATAGAGATTTCTCTGAGATTTCTCTTCTTTAAATATTATTCCTATAAGACACTTAAATTTAGGTAGCTTCATTAATCTGTAAAAAAAATATGGCAGCATCTTGCATAGTATTTTTCAGAATTAACTCTTCTTTTTATCGTATTTTACAGTCAAAATCGGCCATAACGGTTTTAAACATATTGGATTTTATGGGAAACAGGAAATTATTTTGCCCACTTCTGAATTCTCATACTCTTCCGTTTATTTGACCGACCTATTCATTGAATGAATCGTTTCCTTATTTTTTGTTTTGTTTTCCTTCAATTTGGAACATTTGTTGAGGTATTGCATGCTCAAAATCCGGATAAAGCAGAAATTACGCCCATTATAAAAGATTTCGGTAAGGGTATCACCTACATCAACTCAGATAGTACGCTTAGCACCTCCTTCCGATTTAGAACTCAATTGCGAGGTAATTTTCTCTATGATGATGACGAATTACAAATCGATGGGCTATTTCGGAGATTTCGATTCCGGCTCGACGGTTTTTTGTTATCACCACAATTCACCTATGCCTTTCAATTTCATCTTGCAGACGCTGATTTTGGATCACAATTCACGACAACGCACGGATCAAATCGTACCGTCATTCGAGATGCAAATTTTTCATATCTCTTTGAGAACGGGATTCAACTGACTTTTGGACAAGGGAAGCTTCCAGCTCACAGGCAAAGAATCATTTCGTCTGGGAGACTTCAATTTACTGACCGTTCGATTGCACATTCCATCTTTGATATTGATCGGGATTTCGGGATTTGGTTTCGCCATCAAACATTGCTTTCCGAATCCTTTTACATAAGAGAAATCTTCTGTTTTAGCGGCGGGGAAGGACGAAATCAACCCATCGATTCAAGGGGATTCAGCTATACGGCAAGACTTGAATTTCTTCCACTAGGGCTGTTTGCAAGTGGTGGAGACTATTTTGAAGGTGATTTACTTCGCGAAAATGCTCCTAAAATTTCAATTGCTTTTGTTTACTCCTTTAATCATCAAGCCGTTCGAAGCGGTGGACAGGTTGGTTTTTTAATCAATTCCCCAAGCGACATTCATACCTTGATTTCCGATTTCCTCTTTAAATGGCAAGGGTTTTCTTTTGATGGGGCATTGTTTTTGAGGCAACGAAGCCCTTCGGCTTTGTTTACACCTTCCGCGTTTGTTTTTGCAGGATACGGCGCACACCTCCAATCAGGCTATTTCTTTCTTGACTTTTGGGAGGGTTCTGTTCGTTATTCATTTGTTACACCCAATCAAGACACTCGCCTTTATTCTCCAATTCAATCAGAATATTCTATCTGCCTTTCACGGTATATTGCCGGGCATTCTATTAAGGTGCAATCAGAATTTACTTTGATTAGGCGACGAAGTGAAACCCAGAATCAAGTTCAAAATCTTTCAACTTTCCGAATTCAAATGGAAGTTGGAATTTGATTTGAACGATTTATTAAAAAAATAAGGCTCTCGAGGAGCCTTATTTTTTTATCGAACACTTTGCTTATTCACGTTCCTCAAGCGGGACATATTGTTCGTGTGTTGGCCCGGTATATTCGGCTGTTGGTCTAATCAAGCGATTGTTTTCATATTGTTCAAGAATATGAGCAATCCAGCCTGAGGTGCGGCTAATAGCGAAAATTGGTGTAAACAGATCAAGCGAAATTCCCATTAAGAAATAGGTTGAAGCAGAGAAGAAATCAACATTTGGATAAAGTTTTTTATCAGCCAAAACCAATTGCTCAATTCGACGGGATATTTCGTAATACTTTTTGATTCCGGTTCTTTCTCCCATTCTTTCGGACATCTTACGGAGGTGGGTTGCTCGAGGGTCTTCTGTTTTGTAAACCCGATGTCCGAATCCCATAATTTTTTTCTTTTCTGCAAACGCCTTTTGGATATAACCATCAACACGGCTTGGATCGCCAATTTCCAAAAGCATCTTCATGACCTGTTCATTTGCGCCACCGTGGAGTGGTCCTTTTAAGGCACCGATTGCACCGGTAACGGCGGAATACATATCTGAGAGGGTGGCGGCAATGACACGAGCAGTAAAGGTAGATGCATTCAATTCATGATCAGCGTGTAGGATAAGGCAAATATCAAGGTTACGAACCACTTCGTCTTCGGGTACTTTTCCGGTAAGGGTATAGAGAAAATTGGCGGCAAAAGAAAGATCCGGATCGGGTTGGATTAAATCGCGTTCGTTTCTGATGCGGTCATCAAAGGCGACGATGGTCGCAATTTGTGAAAGCAATTTGCATGACCGCTGAATTTTATCATTGCCCATTGGGGTATCATCATTATCATAGAGCGCGAGTTCCGAAACCGCTGTGCGAAGTGCTTCCATTGGTGGGGCATATGTTGGAATCGTATAAAGATGCGCGACAACTTCACGGGGTAGGCGTCTGTTCTGAGCAAGTTTTCGGCGAAATTCATCCAACTGCGTACGATTGGGGAATTTTCCGAACCACAATAAATAAACCACTTCTTCAAAAGAAGCACCGCCCTTAACAATGTCATTGATATCATATCCACGGTAAACAAGCCGTCCTTCTATTCCATCAATCAGGCAAATATCCGAGGTCGCTGCGACGATATCTTCAAGACCTGCTTTTTGGGGCACTACTTTGCCGCCGCTGTTTGTTACATCCGACATAATTTTTACTTCGATTTTTTGTTAATGCAATTTCATTTTTAATGTTCAATAACAAAGGTTCTTGTTCAACTTGAACTATCGATGATGAGCTAATCTGTGCTTTGGGTCATCGAATATAACTTTTTTCCATCGGCTGCAAAGGGTTAATTTATCGCAAATTCGTTAAACATCTTATCAATGGCCGGTCTTTATCTACATATTCCTTTTTGCAGAAGACGCTGCCACTATTGTGACTTCTACTTTACCACCAATCAAACATTGGTTGATGACTTTATCTCTGCATTAACACTCGAAATAGACTCAAAAAAACATCTTCTCCAAGGATTGCCTATACAAACGATTTACTTTGGCGGTGGAACTCCCTCGCTTCTTAGCCCAACTCAATTGTCTAAAATTTTGCAAGCGTTGAATCAAGCATTTGAAACAAGTAAAGTTGCGGAAATTACGCTTGAAATGAATCCGGAAGATTATACCAAAACATATGTTAGATCATTAAAAGGGCTCGGTATCAATCGGATTAGTTTAGGTATTCAATCGTTTGAAGAACCTAAATTAAAACTCCTTTCACGCGAACACTCCGCTAAGCAAGCATTCCTTTCGCTTGAGGGAACTCTTGAAGAAATTCCCAATGTGAGTATTGACCTCATTTTTGGGACTGAGAATGAAACTTTAGACCATTGGAATCATGAATTACAAACTATACTCTCCTATCACCCAAAACACATTTCTGCGTATTCGCTTACGGTTGAACCAAAAACACTTCTTGCCAAATTGATTTCGCGGCGCTTACGCAAAGCACCAAAAGAGGAGGTCCAACGGGAAATGTTTTTACAAACGATTTCCACGCTCAGTACCGAGGGTTACCATCATTATGAGGTTTCGAATTATGGGCTTGCGGGGTTTTATTCAAAGCATAACCGCGCATATTGGGAGCGCATTCCTTATTTAGGTTTTGGCCCATCGGCACATAGTTATTTCACAATGGATACCTCGAATGGACGCGCTGAGATCCGAGCATCGAATCAGGCTTCTCTTTTGAGTTACCTTAAATCGCCGTCCGATTCAATCGATTTATCTGAAACCCTACTGCCGGTAGATATTTTTAATGAAAAAATATTGCTGGGGCTTCGGCAATCAAAGGGGATTGAAAAAGCGATTTTTAATTCACCAATTTTAATGGGGCTTGGGGAACAGATTCAACTTGAAATTCTTCAAACCCTCTCGAGATTTATTTCAGCGGGTTTCATGAAAGAGAATGAGACACATTTTGTTCTTTCTTCAGAAGGGCTTGCACTTGCCGATTCCATTGCCGAGGAATTTTTTTTGGAACTCCCAATTCCTGAAAATTCAGAAATCAATACCTCCCTTTCAACTTGACTTGATTCTACGTGAATGATATGAAACATGACCTTAAAGAAACAGCCCAACCTCTAACGCTGCGCCTTTTCATTGAATCGCTTTTAACACGGCGAAAACTCATTTTCAAGTACTTGATTTATGGGAGTCTTGTAACGCTAACAATTCTCCTTTTTATGCCAAAAACTTACACGTCACGTGCGGTTTTGATGCCGCCGGAAGACCCAAAAAGTCAATCGGTGTTGCTTCAAGCCATTACAGGTGCAACAGGGTTTAACCTTGGCGGGGCTGTACCCAATCTTGCAGAGGAGCTTGTGGAAGTTCTTAAAAGCAGAACGATCGCGGAATCTGTTTTGGGCCGGGTTTCTCTGAACGGGCAATCGCTTGAAGTGCTGTTGGAGGGAAGGAATCGAGAAGAGACCTTAAGAGCGCTTTCTCAACGGGTAAAATTCTTTTCAAACAAACAACGGTTTATCACGATTGACGGCTCTTGGGAGACGCCTTATTTTTCATTTTCAGAGGCAGACGAAGATTCGGCAAAAATGATGTCGGCAAGGCTTGCCACGGCATTTCTTCGCGCACTTGACGAGACCAATCGAAAACTTGTCAATCAGCGCTCGCTTTATAATGCGGCCTATTTTTCCGATCAATTGCAAATGGCAAAAGCCGAGCTTGATACGGCTTATAAACGATTGGAGGAATTTCAACGCAGAAATAAAGCTGTAGCCATTTCGGATCAAATGCGGGTTCAAATGCAGGCTGCCAGCGAAATCAAGGCAAAGGTAATTTCTACCCAAATTGAACTTGATTTGCTCCTTCGAGACCGTTTAGAGACCGACCCATTGGTTACTGAAGTAAAAAATCGACTTCGCGAACTTGAATCTCAATACAACCGTGTTTCTTTGGGAAAAGGCGATAACTATGCGATAGGTTTTGAGAATTTACCCGCACTCAACCGCGAGTATGCCACCTATTTTCGTGAAGTAAAAATTCAAGAAGAGGTTTATGCATTGTTAAAACAACTTTATTATCGAGAGCGACTTCAAGGTTTCCGAGATACCCCAACGATTGTGGTTCTTGATCCTCCTCAAATTCCGGATTTACGAACCTCTCCAAAGCGTATAACAACCCTATTCCTTGGTTTTATTTTTTGGGGCGCCTTGGCCGTTTTTCACATATTAATTTCTGAATTACTAAAGTCATTTTTCAAAGATCCGCGTCATGCTTCTCTTCGCGAACTGCTTTTAAGTTCTTATCTCGAGATTGCTTTTTGGGACAAAAGGAAAAAGGAAACGAAACAACCCTAATTTTCGGTTCTTCCCATAGTTATAAGATTCCTTCAACATAGTTTTCGGCTATTTCCAATTGGAAAATTCTATGCTTTCCCTGCTTGTAGGTTTCGCTTCTAGGTGTATTTAGCAGTGCAATTTTTTTACTTCATTTTACTTCAATTATTAAACACATATAATCGATGCTTACTATTGGTGATAAATTCCCCGAGTTTCAACTCGAAGCGGTTGTTTCTACCGAAAAAGGAAAAGAATTCAAACAAGTTTCTTCGCAAGAGCACAAGAAAGATGGAAAATGGATGGTCATTTTCTTTTGGCCAAAAGATTTCACTTTTGTTTGCCCAACCGAAATCGCCGGTTTCAATTCCAAGTTTGGCGAATTCCGCGATAACGATGCCGTGCTTTATGGCGCAAGCACTGATACCGCCTTTGTTCACCTCGCTTGGCGCCGAGACCACAAAGATCTTCATGACTTAAAATTCCCAATGCTTGCTGATCATGCAAAGAAGCTTTCTTCTGCTTTGGGCATTTTAACCGGCGACGATCAAGTGGCGCTCCGTGCAACTTTCATCGTTGACCCGCAAGGCGTTATTCGCTGGGTGAGCGTGAACGATCTCTCCGTTGGCCGTAATGTTGAAGAGACCGTTCGCGTGCTTCAAGCGCTTCAAACCGAAGAGCTTTGCCCTTGCAACTGGAAAGACGGTGAAAAGACCTTGAAAGTTGAAGGCGGAACACTTGTTGAAGCCTAACCTTTCAATATTTTAATTTTCAAGGGCGGCACAACCGCCCTTTTTTTATGAATTTTTTTGCACAATAAAATTATGGAAGACACACGGAAAGATTTTTTAACCGATCTCGGTTTGCCAATTGAAGGAAAATTTGTCGGGCTTGACGCTTTTGTTAAAGGAGATTACAAATACATCCGCGATTTACGCGTCAATTTGAAATCAATGCTTGAACTGCCAAATTTAGGCGGGAAGAAAAATGCGGCGCTTATTGCATTGAGTGTTGCAGTCAATGAACGCTCCGATGCGCTGACAGGCGTATTCACTGCACTTTCCAAGACGGAAGGGGCAACAGAGGCTGAAATTGCTGAAGTGCACGCAATTGCTTCGTTGCTGGCGACAAACAATGTTTTCTACCGCTTTCGCCATTTCTCGGAGAATAAAAAATATGAAACTTTGCCGGCGGGAATTAAGATGACCATTATGGCGCGGCCAACATTGCCGAAGATGATTTTCGAATTAATTTCGCTTGCCGTAAGCGCGGTTAATGGATGTGAAGTCTGTGTGAATTCGCATGAGCGCTCGGTGCGTGAGGCAGGGGGCACCGAAGAGATGATTTTCGATGCCATCAAGCTTGCGGCGGTGGTTCGCGGCGCAGTGATTTCGTTTCATCAAGCCACCCGAGAAACGGCTTAATTTATTTTTCCTTTTTGACGCAAAAGCCAAACCAGCGGGTTTGGCTTTTGCTATAAGAATTCAACTTAGACTGTTCTATATTGTACCCGTTTTGCATTAACTAGAAGCATTTATATGATCGAATTTTGGATGTGGGCTGGGTTTTTCCTTTTGATAACCGTTATGTTGGCCTTAGATCTTGGGGTTCTCAATAAAGAGGCACACCGAGTTTCCACAAAAGAAGCCCTCAGTTGGACAGTCGTTTGGGTTTCGCTGGCTCTGGGTTTCGGCGGTGTAGTTTGGTATTTATATGATTTTAACAAAGCAACGGAGTACATCACGGCTTACCTTATCGAGGAGTCGCTTTCGATTGATAACCTGTTTGTGTTTGTCCTTGTTTTCCGTCATTTCAAGGTTGAAGATAAATACCAGCATCGTGTGCTTTTTTGGGGCGTATTAGGAGCTGTTATAATGCGGGCGATTTTCATTTTTGCGGGCGTGGCTCTCATTCAGCAATTTCATTGGGTGACTTACATTTTTGGAGGTTTCTTGGTTTATACTGGCATTAAACTCTTTTTCCAAAAAGACGAATCTGAAGAAACAGAGGAAATGAGCGAAGGCGTGGCGGTTCAAATCGTTAAGCGATATTTTTCCATAAGCAAAAATTTTGATGGGCAAAAATTTTTTACGATTGAAAACGGTAAAAAGGTTGCCACACCGCTTTTTTTAGTGCTTGTCGTGGTTGAAATCACCGATCTTATTTTTGCGGTTGATTCAATCCCTGCTGTGCTTGCTGTAAG is part of the Chloroherpetonaceae bacterium genome and harbors:
- a CDS encoding TerC family protein yields the protein MIEFWMWAGFFLLITVMLALDLGVLNKEAHRVSTKEALSWTVVWVSLALGFGGVVWYLYDFNKATEYITAYLIEESLSIDNLFVFVLVFRHFKVEDKYQHRVLFWGVLGAVIMRAIFIFAGVALIQQFHWVTYIFGGFLVYTGIKLFFQKDESEETEEMSEGVAVQIVKRYFSISKNFDGQKFFTIENGKKVATPLFLVLVVVEITDLIFAVDSIPAVLAVSNDAFIVFTSNIFAIMGLRSLYFLLSDVIDKFVYLKTGLSIILTFIGTKMILAGIDESLKIPSTVSLAVVAGVLLLSVIFSVLKTSSQSETANRNE
- a CDS encoding carboxymuconolactone decarboxylase family protein, whose product is MEDTRKDFLTDLGLPIEGKFVGLDAFVKGDYKYIRDLRVNLKSMLELPNLGGKKNAALIALSVAVNERSDALTGVFTALSKTEGATEAEIAEVHAIASLLATNNVFYRFRHFSENKKYETLPAGIKMTIMARPTLPKMIFELISLAVSAVNGCEVCVNSHERSVREAGGTEEMIFDAIKLAAVVRGAVISFHQATRETA